The window GCTGATTATTAGCCTACTCTTGACAGAGAGCTAGTTTGGTTTTTGAGAGACGCACAACGCGGCTGTTTGATTGGTGATCGCGCTGTGCTTAGTCCATTCATTCGTGTATCATATCATAGCATATACGGTTTAAATCATTGCCTTttaaatgtacacaaataaTAGAACGtgtatgatgtattattttagttgATATTAATCTTGccaagctctgatttctgagagatgcACGGAGAGGCAACAGCAAGCGGTGTTTGATTTGCCCTCTTTTCATTAATAAAGTTTAAATTCATTCACTTCACACACTCATTATTGCGTGACTTTAGAGGGTTGTGTAAAATATTGCGCTGATCCCCTGGCTCAACTGTTATCTAGCAAATACCAGACTGTTCTGCAGCCTCAGCTGAATATTCGGACAGAACTATTCGTTATCCACTATTTGTTTTCGAAGCCATTATCTGTGactttccgaataaggtattcggcttcgggcacaccccaaatatatatatatacagtggggcaaaaaagtatttagtcagccaccaattgtgcaagttctcccacttaaaaagatgagagaggcctgtaattttcatcataggtatagctcaactatgagagacaaaatgagaaaaaaaaatccagaaaatcacattgcaggatttttaatgaatttatttgcaaattatggtggaaaataagtatttggtcaataacaaaatttcatctcaatgcTTTGTTATATActctttgttggcaatgacagaggtcaaacgttttctgtaagtcttcacaaggttttcacacactgttgctggtattttggcccattcctccatgcagatctcctctagagcaatAATGtcttggggctgtcgctgggcaacacggactttcaactccctccaaagattttcgatggggttgagatctggagactggctaggccactccaggaccttgaaatgcttcttctgaagccactccttcgttgccaggcggtgtgtttgggatcattgtcatgctgaaagacccagccacgtttcatcttcaatgcccttgctgatggaaggaggttttcactcaaaatctcacgatacatggccccattcattctttcgtttacggatcagtcgtcctggtccctttgcagaaaaacagccccaaagcatgatgtttccaccccatgcttcacagtaggtatggtgttctttggatgcaactcagcattctttctcctccaaacacgacaagttgagtttttaccaaaagttctattttggtttcatctgaccatatgacattctcccaatcctcttctggatcatccaaatgctctctagcaaacttcaggcgggcggacatgtactggcttaagcaggggacacgtctggcactgcaggatttgaggcctttgttactttggtcccagctctctgcaggtcattcactaggtccccgtgtggttctgggatttttgctcacagttcttgtgatcattttgaccccaggggtgagatcttcgtggagccccagatcgaggagattatcagtggtcttgtatgtcttccattttctaataattgctcccacagttgatttcttcacaccaagctgcttacctattgcagattcagtcttcccagcctggtgcaggtctacaattttgtttctggtgtcctttgacagctctttggtcttagccatggtggagtttggagttggactgtttgaggttgtggacaggtgtcttttatactgataacgagttcaaacagatgccattaatacaggtaacgagtggaggacagaggagcctcttaaagaagaagttacaggtctgtgagagccagaaatcttgcttgtttgtaggtgaccaaatacttattttaccgaggaatttaacaattaattctttaaaaatcctacaatgtgattttctggatttttttttctcattttgtctctcatagttgaggtatacctatgatgaaaattacaggcctctctcacctgtgggagaacttgcacaattggtggctgactaaatacttttttgctccactgtatatatatatatatatatatatatatatatatatatatatatatatatgtcaaaatactgatttaaacaCTCTAGAATTTACCTCCGCTTAATGATGAGGGGTGTAATGGGCTGGGGCTTCCTAGTGTATTCATACGCTGACTTCTCTTCTGAAAAAAGATATGGAGACATAATCCACAGTCAATCAAAAATTTCTACATCATGCTAATTTGATCACAAAACAGTATATATTAACTCATATATTCTGTTGACAAATTTTATGTCTGTTTTATCTGTGTTGGACTGGTAAACACTGATTAGAAACATGATTTATATTATCTGTAAATCTAGATCATCATAGAACATCTGgtggatatttaaaaaaatctaataattaaacaatcaaaacaaagattattggaacTAACTCTCCAGGCATGTCCCTCCTCCATGGCAGCACTCTGAGCCTCCACAGGATTGTCAATCACTCGGCCTATCCTCCCTGAGAAATCCATGGCTACCAGAGAGTTCTCTGAGACACTCCTCTGGAAAAGAAGATCGGAAGTTACAGCGATTTTGTTTGCCATATTACAGATGTGTTGTCTTTTGATAATTATCTAGTCACTATCTATAGTGCATGTTCTAAACCAGTAAGCAGTAGTCAAAACTTTTTAAGCATAACATGAACATGCATGGATTGATCTTTGTTAATTTTTTCTAAAATTGTCAGCATTGCATAATATCCATAGGACAAGCTGTAATAATAACTTCACTGCCAACACTTGAACAATCATTCCATAATGTGACATCATGGCCcacagactgatacatgtctgATTAATGCTCCatctgtgagagagagaatgcaGGAGTAGATTAAGTGAGTGAGTGTCTTACCACAGGCGCTGAGAAGTGTGAAAGCAATGTTTTTCGCTGCTGGGGGATCTTGTAATTTTGATAGAGTAATATTCCATACTAtaaggaagaaaaataaaaagtgttaaacAGTTGAAAAAAGAATTATACCCTTTAATAAAATACCACAATAAAACATAACGCTGATGTACAGAATTGTTCATTGTGTTTTCCTCAAAGTGAAAAGACGCTGCCAGAATTCAGAAATGTGAATTTGCTGCTCAAATATACTCTCGTGACTCTCATTAGCTGCAAGTGTAAGGTGCTCATTGTCATAactgcattttaataaatttgtcatttttcccCTTTCAGTACATAACATGTCATACATCATTTACATCTGATGCATAAAACATCACTGCATTATGGCCCGGTTTCACAAATGGGGCTTAGCTTAAGCCAGGACtaggccttagttaaattaagatatttaagcaacttttacaaaaatgccttagaagaaaacattaaggtgtgcatcttgacacagaacaatgacactgacatattttaagatatgtcagagcaagatattttcagctgagacagctcaaacatgccTTTCAGTCTGGgactgtgaaaccgggggtatgTTTGTCACAGATGCTCTAGATCAGTCAAAGAAAAGGGTGTAGGTTCTAGATCAGCCTTAAAAAGTTTGAGGGATTTAGATCACCCAGGGAAAGAATGCAGGTTCTAGAACAACTAAGGAAAGAGTGCATGTTGTAGATCAGTAAGGGAAAGGATACTGGTTTTAGATAAACATTTCAATGCATATGGGTTCTAGATCAGTCAGGAAGAGGCTCAGATTCTGGAAAGGGTGCAGTTTCTAGATGAACATATGAAAGGGTGCAGTTTTTAGAATAGCCATGGAAAGCAATGAATTCTAGATTAGTCAGGGAAATTAGCAGCTTCTAGATTCGCCAAGGAAAGAAGATTTTAGATCAGCCAAGGAAATAAGGGGGTTCTAGATCAGTCTGGAGAAGGTGAGCATTCTAGATCAGTTAAGGAAAGGGTACAAATCCTAGATTGACCAGGGGAAACGGTGTGGGTTCTAGATTAGCCAGGAAAGGGTGTGGGTTCTAGCTCAGTTAGCTAAAGTTTAGGTTCCAGATGAACCACAGAGAGGGTGCAGGGTGCACCCTTTAAAACTGCCAGCAAAAAGCAGAGGTATCAAATCAGTCAGTGAAATATTTCAGGCTCTAGATCATTTAATGAAAAGTTAATGTTAAATAAACCAGGATAAGGATAAACCAGGGAAAGGATGTGGGTTTTAGATCAGCCAGGGAAAGACTGTGGGTTCTAGCGCAGTCAGGAAAATGACTCAGGTTCCAGATGTAACATGGAAAGGGTACAGTTTCTAAATCAGCCAAGAAAAAGGCACAGGTCCATCAGCCAGTGAAATACGGTTCCACTACCAACCTTGAAGAGTCTGAAGGCCGTCATCCAGCATGTTCTGCTCTGCTCGTCCTCTGCACACAACATCCTCAGTTCTTTCACTTCATTCCTTACTTTGTTAGGCTGCAAATAATCATAATGCACAACATTAGTCACTCTGCTTTGAGGGGTGTTTAAccgtgtttttctgcacatgacAGTGTAATGGTTAAAGCTTTTTAGACTGAATttgtgttaaatgtttaacatttaACTTTTCAGAGCTTATCTAATTTAAGAGTTCTGATAACAGATCACATAAGCTTACTTTTATGCAGAATTCAAAGTCAGTCGGTGCATTGTGCAGCTTTCTCCCTGTTATTACTGTAAAGACATTGCTGTCCTCCAGGTCTGCTAGTAGCTGTAAATGCCTGGGCTCCTGTGAAAGATCAGCAAACAGCTCATATCATTTAATGGATAAGGCGGGGAGAGGGCACTAAAAGAGCACTCAGAAATGGGGGAGGGGTCGGTTCTAACCAGCACCTGATGACATTAACAGAGGCTTGTACATGATGTAGACTGGTAAAACAGACTAGGTTTTTTAGAAATAAAGCAAGCAAAATTTAAGTTTAGGGTTGCCATTTCACCAGTATAAAAGATAACTCACCTTTGATGTTCCTTTTGTTGAGAAGTACAACCCTGACCGTCTTAAAAACACATACAGTTTCTTCCATGATTTCCTGCCCATTTCtttcacatacaaatatccctGGATCTCAGGACAACTGCTGGAGTTTAAGAAGTTCTGTAGGTAAAGGAAGAAAATAATTGAAAGTTCAATAAATCAAACTGTCAGCTAAGATTTGTAGTTTTCTTTTCTGTGTGAACTATTCTCAACCAGGTTTTAACAAAGGTCTGAACGTGCTAATAAAACAGTgattaaaagtaatatttttttaaactggagATACAGGAAGGTTAAGGGGGACTTGAGGAAATAAGCTAAATCTGACTAAACGTGTGAATATTTAGAGAAAAGttcttttgtaaaaaataattcatactgtataaataaaataatgtaaacaatcagtcaattatgaaaaaaaaattgtatgtggTGTATCTTTGTTCACTAACACAGTTGTCAGCTAGATTATAACAGGGGTCTTATCTTGTAAAAAGTCAAAGATGTGTGGGCTGATGTTAGACCAGGGGGTGATGGGAAAGAGAACACGTGTCTGTGTTATACCTGCAGGAGCTGAGATGGGGGGATGGTCCCGTTGGTCTCCTGACACCAGGCAACCATTTGCTCTGGGAAGAAGTTctgtcaaaaaacaaacaaaaaaaaaaaacatgttttcttagcgatagatgatatttacactatgttaaaacagaaggattttctgctattttactacttattgcaaatagtggcaattttCTGCACCTCAGtgttgtagtacattataaaacagtatgcaatggtaaagtattgagtgtaaattatcattttaattcagattataaaatggatgccaccttattgggagaATAAAGCTgcccctacacctaccctaaccctacccgatactttattttcaatttattcatttttattgaaaataattgccTTTCCAATGAGATACGAGATTTGAAAAGGGTCGATCACATCAAAAAGACTACAGCACAGGCTTTATCACCTACGCCACAGGAGCTGATGTTTATCATCCGTTTTTTGTAGTTTTGACTACaccaatcacacgttggtgggcggagttagtgtaaatagccaaCAACGCGGGCCATTTGCACTTAGTGAAATCAGACTCCatttaatataactttttacatttacatctcAATGTTGAGTGTGAATGAATTCAACGTTACAGTATATAACTTTTATTAGTAGTATGATgcttattaaatgaaaaaagtctACTACAtctactattactactactactaataataatgcaaaGTAACAAGAAATGTTCTATGATTAAAGATATACATCTgcttgtttaacattttgcctcatcacacagaaaaaaaaaaaatttcaataaaGTTAAAGGTTTTGTAATGACTGCTGGAAAAACCCTGTTTTTAGTGGTTAAGGTGGATGAAAGAAAATCCACCTACAGAAAGCtacaggctttcctgtagctcaaatagtagagcatggcgctagcaacgccaagatcaagagctgataaaatgtaaaaactgtaacttgaatgcaatgtaagtcgctttggataaaagtgtctgctaaatgcataaatgtaaatgtaaatgtaaagaaaatagcaattatttgaaattattctAAAAGCTCCTTGGTCCAAAAACCCACAAAACAATGGAGTATTACATAATCTTTTAAAAGTATAAGCCTGCCACCCATTGACTTTCTTCTAATGATTTTCTACCACCACAAGTAATTTCAGGAGATTCAGTACAAGGCTTTGCATAGCTCAGAAAATAACTTGAAACAATTCAtaacaaatattatttacagTGCACATACAAATCATTGGTACAGCATTGTATATAACCTGCACCATATTAAATAATGAACTGACATAAATATTCTAAACTACTTACGTTTTATGGCATAACCAACTGAATACATCAATGATCtgttatgtattatatataaaggaTAATATAAAGTCAGTCATTTGTTATTGCAAAATAATCCTCAAATCCTCAACATGAACCCCTGAagggttttgttgtttttgttaaaaatcagctgacttaatttttttacactgttacttatcaaataaataataaatcaacatgAAATTTTGAGAGACATGAAACTTGCAGAGCTGTGTACGAAATTGGCTGCATAAGTTTAACTGTAAATTTTCACCAGATCAAGAATTATCAGAATCCAATATTCCAAAGAGCCACATTCAGCTGTTCAGGCCACATACTTAAATTCTTTCTAAATGGAAAAACGTCAGCATACAAATGCTTGGCAATCCCACAAGTGACTGACATGGATGGAGAAAGTGTCAGTGTTGGATCGGGTGAAAATTTTGCTGACTAGCATGAGAATCTTTATGGAAGTCACACTATATCTGACTATATCTGTCATATTCATTTTATGGAAGCACATACATTTTGTCAAGTGTAAAAGGGATGCATAAGGTGACTATGTGTAAACAGGCCCaaagaaagtgttaccaaaaattctATAGTCAATAGCGTACTTGTGTTACAGCAGTTTAAAACAGTGTCaagggtcaaaaaaaaaaaaatcttacgaTTAAAGCACAGATTTTTTTGCCCTCTCTGTCTCCAGCTGAATTTACAAGAGGACTGAATGTTCGTGAAAGTGTTTGATTACCAGCCCAAACAGTAAGAGGCATGGAAGAGAGTGTGAGAGCAGCTCACTGAAGTGGAATCATGTCACTTGATATCTGCATCTACCAAGTAAGACTGAAAACAGTCCATTAATGTGTGGAACTTTCCTTCAGCGATAATCCGTGTCAAGTTACTTACGTACCTACTGACACCTAGACTACgagacagaaataaaaaaataacctaCAAATCACCTTAACCTAATTATGAAATAGTTCAAGTGAGGCCTTGGATTAACTTACcaaaggatttttaaagaattcataTTTGGCATAGTTCTTCCTGAAGAGAAATTTACTCTCACTGGTCATTGACGCCTGCACTTGGACAACCAGTTCATGGTCTTCTAAACATCTCTCTGTGGAATgatggagggggaaaaaagaatcAGGTTAAAATAAGTCATGTACACCCTTCAAAATCTGTATTGCACTTGTGAAAAGGTCTGTGTGTATAACAAAAATGCATCTTTGTAACCAAAGACTCAAACGTGGCATAATATTTGCATCTTGAATGACATCATTGTCTGTTAGCATTCATGCAGgcagacaaaaaataaacaggGTGAGCGATCCCTGCCTGATGAAAAGAGAGTTTGTCTGGAG is drawn from Onychostoma macrolepis isolate SWU-2019 chromosome 16, ASM1243209v1, whole genome shotgun sequence and contains these coding sequences:
- the grb10b gene encoding growth factor receptor-bound protein 10 isoform X3, translating into MPSCSPDCCLLRPGEIIKIFSEDGMGKVVEIPADMTARDLCQFLVYKNHCVDDNSWALVEHHPALGLERCLEDHELVVQVQASMTSESKFLFRKNYAKYEFFKNPLNFFPEQMVAWCQETNGTIPPSQLLQNFLNSSSCPEIQGYLYVKEMGRKSWKKLYVFLRRSGLYFSTKGTSKEPRHLQLLADLEDSNVFTVITGRKLHNAPTDFEFCIKPNKVRNEVKELRMLCAEDEQSRTCWMTAFRLFKYGILLYQNYKIPQQRKTLLSHFSAPVRSVSENSLVAMDFSGRIGRVIDNPVEAQSAAMEEGHAWRKRSQRMNTLGSPSPLHPSSLSGVIHRTQLWFHGRISREESHKMIHQQGRVDGMFLLRDSQSNPKAFVLTMCHHQKIKHFQILPCEEDGQMFLSLDDGATKFTDLIQLVEFYMLNRGVLPCKLKHPCTTVAL